The following coding sequences are from one Diprion similis isolate iyDipSimi1 chromosome 9, iyDipSimi1.1, whole genome shotgun sequence window:
- the LOC124410347 gene encoding breast cancer type 1 susceptibility protein homolog isoform X2: MNEFGADTDVQQIAEAIKSTQETLQCTLCHQLPTEAVTGKCGHPFCKNCANKILRRKRGICPVCKTSLLRSCIRRVKNVDNAVKCLKKLIDAFETDSNSSCVSFNPLPTKQDKDPSPSTSRIVDNHSAVDQPQGSRCKRSEAGRVARRGSIDSGETLKIVRGNSLHKNEDLASTSNGSITTLGKGYATVHGLLAKTDPLEPNEKVGLWLVSEGFDEQPVVDAEIEKPIITPVPSTATTEVLDSASMVRPNSRMSLKSGRKTASLMKKNQVSSTPKKKSHRSTSATTPEEKMFDELCGKKVSEQPMETRKVKISSSSADSSWCKLEQFEQETKAKVKKRKRLNISIGKPNTSKQVVGTLDLANSEDKDKIEDARSSENLDDSNTVQGKNKPHIVSDRKLDADEILNFPKLNKRQVKEIIGIACTQADFDTSKNSSSSLEKSPAKLHNKQTSLRRSGNSNRNNSNNSLPPQISPEEDTTSRIESTVRPKSRQSLSLSGSRPSSRLSLKTPSESTARKLQQTTDRESPIPGISSLRVSFLQNDKGIKEGTPRKRSNSTTGKDSSVRSFSGLMKSNLALRRLSFESSKHNVSILKRGKLYRPRSNVKFLRLGPIIPRSSLNELQNVFSSGKVSTCDAETQTNSRLTGTNHMKCSVCKKHLSSEALDDVIIPETRTISSVSSKSRATEFKEVVVRDPAAHRTLIEEELDTVNKVNMMSPKEDSQLKYLSTESPTVDNNERFFQKRCRSPDPQEYAQTIENYANKLIVTDSEDQDTPYQEEFLISKKVHDQKQEKNLSSSRTLSTKTSVLSKTTDDLNNLLNLSKSRSPSIHSDNKTSHASPKRRKRSSDSFRSQSKRQSMEKRKLQTRMSGSYCNTSSDSDAETILVKKATPKSTRQSLGGSESPMANAKYKVVRKLKYSQESGSNPGPSSGTRQPLEQQGTHEKGNRTEKQSVKKTFKRIRQMASPEIQDDDLEIEMTSKPSGSSSSLIGARPIVSRKVNKSPLSSEELSVVFSSSRDTQDSKRKRSPSPSFIDVHAIASNWCADLNLSSEEIDQNSDSVLGIFSSKATKKKKLETESSLESSGNGSLPILDQTAFYGKLGQDTDSLIKSEDHNVTEQVEVEEVIDVNKRSLNNTKSNGKDITSEKDKRSGLNYNLEKIDARIPSKRNENSFAENTIFVMLNNSVERNEIAENMDSSIQLGDTLNGVITPSGNSTPVKNKSFQNRNPVTIHRPSHNSNKENEAERESANEADWGKKDTLIRDSSKVTNSTNQEASRVKNSRISNEINDTVESARAGGNTEFYQSSIDQDCMNITQDQMMLQEVENNLLRPKSINEKEENSQNNVQKSIDDKATKISTPRKSLIVTVNQKAKGCAEINSDDSETMGEDIIERTPEKNLQPKKDLHDYIGNSQQSAVFRKSFMSVDITPIQRKFPKFMHTILDVSPLIERAAKSPAHQHDAAKQKVARPSFHSTPKSVDPKKSLFEQPDLTEPSEAIERRLCFVCSNLTLLQIEKVKAFARLHNADYTMNYKPEVTHVIVKTAEDDSAERTMKYLLGIAHKKWIVSYQWVTNSLSQNRLLEEEDYEVVDSDTQEPGPRRSRLSKKGLFDEFAFTCMATTSEIPASELQDLVGSSGGTVFRTLEDLAAERNKYKVILYDSDIQQPTVLDKWRQKSRALPVPVDWVLTCISQYELVSLYSYLPPFSPAVAAKLGFPQELLIKDEEDSTSANETSTSNAA, from the exons ATGAACGAATTTGGGGCGGATACCGATGTGCAGCAAATAGCAGAAGCGATTAAATCTACTCAAGAAACTCTTCAGTGCACTCTTTG TCATCAACTGCCGACTGAGGCTGTCACCGGAAAATGTGGTCATCCATTCTGCAAAAATTGTGCGAACAAGATACTGAGAAGGAAAAGAGGGATTTGCCCTGTCTGCAAAACTAGTTTATTAAGAAGCTGTATACGCAGAGTGAAGAATGTTGACAACGCTGTAAAGTGTCTGAAAAAACTAATCGATGCATTTGAGACAGACTCGAACAGCAGTTGTGTGTCCTTTAACCCACTTC CGACAAAACAGGATAAGGATCCGAGCCCTTCGACCAGCAGAATTGTTGATAATCACTCTGCCGTAGATCAACCTCAGGGATCTCGTTGTAAACGTTCAGAAGCAGGTAGGGTAGCAAGACGAGGGAGCATTGATTCTGGGGAAACTCTTAAAATAGTAAGAGGAAACTCTTTGCATAAAAATGAAGATCTGGCGAGTACATCGAACGGGAGTATTACTACTTTGGGCAAAGGCTACGCTACAGTTCATGGTCTCTTAGCTAAAACTGATCCTCTCGAACCGAACGAAAAGGTTGGTCTTTGGCTGGTTTCGGAGGGATTTGATGAACAGCCTGTGGTTGACGCAGAAATAGAAAAACCAATTATCACTCCGGTCCCCTCGACTGCAACAACTGAAGTTCTAGACTCAGCTTCTATGGTACGTCCCAATTCACGGATGTCACTAAAGAGTGGTAGAAAAACTGCATcattaatgaaaaagaatcaaGTCTCGTCGACTCCAAAGAAGAAAAGCCATAGAAGT aCTTCCGCTACCACCCCGgaggaaaaaatgtttgacgAGTTGTGCGGGAAGAAAGTATCTGAACAACCAATGGAAACTAGGAAAGTTAAAATTTCCTCCAGTTCGGCGGATAGTTCTTGGTGTAAATTGGAGCAATTCGAACAGGAAACAAAGGCCAAGGTCAAGAAACGCAAGCGGTTGAACATCAGTATAGGAAAACCAAATACTTCGAAGCAAGTTGTTGGCACATTGGATTTAGCAAATTCTGAAGATAAAGATAAAATTGAGGATGCTAGAAGTAGTGAAAATCTAGACGATAGTAACACTGTACAAGGCAAGAATAAGCCACACATTGTATCTGACAGAAAGCTGGATGCtgacgaaattttgaattttccaaaattaaacaaacgacaagtaaaagaaataattggcATTGCTTGCACACAGGCAGATTTTGACACATCCAAGAATTCTAGTTCCAGTCTTGAAAAATCTCCAGCTAAATTGCATAACAAACAAACGTCGCTGAGAAGATCTGGTAACAGTAAccgcaacaacagcaacaattcATTGCCGCCGCAGATTTCACCTGAGGAAGATACGACGTCGCGCATTGAATCAACTGTGAGACCGAAATCCAGACAAAGTCTTTCTCTTTCTGGCAGTCGTCCAAGTTCTAGACTCTCGCTAAAAACTCCCAGTGAATCCACAGCAAGGAAATTACAACAGACAACCGATAGGGAATCTCCAATTCCAGGTATCAGTTCTCTCAGAGTTTCATTTCTACAAAACGACAAAGGAATAAAGGAAGGAACGCCGAGAAAACGAAGTAATTCTACTACAGGAAAGGATTCTTCCGTAAGATCGTTCAGCGGGTTGATGAAAAGCAATCTTGCGTTAAGAAGATTATCTTTTGAAAGTAGCAAGCATAATGTGAGCATATTGAAGAGAGGTAAACTTTACAGGCCTCGAAGTAACGTCAAGTTTCTACGCCTTGGCCCGATTATACCACGATCTTCGCTAAACGAATTACagaatgttttttcttctggAAAAGTGTCGACTTGCGATGCAGAGACTcagacaaattctcggctgaCTGGAACAAATCACATGAAATGCAGTGTTTGCAAAAAGCATCTTAGCAGTGAGGCGTTAGATGATGTGATAATTCCTGAAACACGAACCATCTCCAGTGTCTCAAGTAAATCAAGAGCGACGGAATTCAAAGAAGTCGTTGTAAGAGATCCTGCAGCGCACCGCACGTTGATAGAAGAAGAATTGGACACAGTGAACAAAGTAAATATGATGTCTCCAAAAGAAGATTCACAGCTTAAGTATTTGTCAACTGAGTCTCCTACAGTTGACAATAATGagcgtttttttcaaaaaagatgCAGATCTCCTGATCCCCAAGAATATGCTCAAACTATcgaaaattatgcaaataaaCTGATAGTAACTGATTCGGAAGACCAAGATACCCCGTATCAAGAAGAATTTCTTATCAGTAAAAAAGTACATGAtcagaaacaggaaaaaaatttgtctagCTCACGAACACTTTCTACAAAAACTTCTGTGCTTTCGAAGACTACCGATGATCttaataatttgttaaatttgagTAAGTCAAGATCTCCCTCGATACATTCAGATAATAAAACATCACACGCATCgccgaaaagaagaaaacggtCGTCAGATTCTTTCAGGAGTCAATCTAAAAGGCAAAGtatggaaaaacgaaaattacagACTAGAATGAGTGGAAGTTACTGTAATACCTCTTCCGATTCTGATGCTGAAacaattttagtaaaaaaagcAACGCCAAAAAGTACGAGACAGTCTTTAGGAGGCAGCGAATCCCCAATGGCAAATGCTAAATATAAAGTTGTAAGGAAATTGAAGTACAGTCAGGAATCTGGCTCAAATCCTGGCCCAAGTTCGGGAACCAGACAACCCCTGGAACAACAAGGAACACATGAAAAGGGAAATAGAACCGAAAAacaatctgtaaaaaaaacgtttaaaaGAATACGTCAAATGGCCAGTCCAGAAATACAAGACGATGATTTGGAAATAGAAATGACTTCCAAACCCAGCGGGTCTAGCAGCTCTCTAATTGGTGCTAGGCCAATAGTTTCTCGGAAAGTCAATAAAAGCCCGCTGTCGAGTGAAGAACTTAGCGTCGTTTTTTCATCCAGTAGGGATACGCAAGATTCTAAACGCAAGAGATCTCCTTCCCCAAGCTTTATCGACGTTCATGCAATAGCAAGTAACTGGTGTGCAGACCTTAATCTTTCATCGgaagaaattgaccaaaacaGTGACTCAGTTTTGGGAATATTCAGCAGTAAGgctacaaagaaaaaaaaattagagacaGAGAGTTCGCTTGAATCGTCCGGCAATGGCAGTCTACCGATATTGGATCAAACTGCTTTTTATGGGAAACTCGGGCAGGATACAGATTCACTAATAAAGTCAGAAGACCATAATGTGACAGAGCAAGTTGAAGTAGAAGAAGTTATCGATGTAAACAAGAGATCTCTAAACAATACTAAAAGTAACGGTAAAGATATCACCTCAGAAAAAGACAAGAGAAGCGGGTTAAATTATAATCTTGAAAAGATTGATGCTAGAATTCCGtctaaaagaaacgaaaattcttttgCTGAGAATACTATATTTGTTATGTTAAATAATTCGgtggaaagaaatgaaattgccGAAAATATGGACAGCTCGATTCAACTCGGCGATACGTTGAATGGAGTGATTACACCAAGTGGAAATTCAACGCcggtaaaaaacaaatcattCCAAAATAGAAACCCTGTAACGATCCACCGACCTTCGCATAATTCAAATAAGGAAAATGAAGCGGAAAGAGAGTCAGCGAATGAAGCGgattggggaaaaaaagacACTTTGATCAGAGACTCGAGTAAAGTAACAAACAGCACAAATCAAGAAGCATCaagggtgaaaaattcaaggataTCGAACGAAATAAATGATACTGTTGAAAGCGCGAGGGCAGGGGGCAACACAGAATTCTATCAATCATCCATCGATCAAGACTGTATGAACATAACGCAAGATCAAATGATGCTCCAAGAGGTCGAGAACAACTTACTGAGGCCAAAATCTATCaacgagaaagaagaaaacagtCAAAACAATGTGCAAAAAAGTATTGATGATAAAGCAACAAAGATTTCGACTCCAAGAAAATCATTGATAGTTACGGTCAACCAAAAGGCCAAAGGCTGTGCTGAG ATAAACTCTGACGACTCGGAAACGATGGGTGAGGACATAATAGAACGAACACCGGAAAAGAAtttgcagccaaaaaa GGACCTTCACGACTACATTGGAAATTCGCAACAGTCTGCTGTGTTCAGAAAAAGCTTCATGTCGGTGGACATAACGCCGATACAGAGaaagtttccaaaatttatGCATACCATTTTAGACGTTTCTCCTTTAATTGAACGAGCTGCCAAATCTCCAGCTCACCAACACGACGCTGCCAAACAAAAAGTTGCACGACCCTCGTTTCACAGTACTCCTAAATCAGTTGATCCGAAAAAAAGTCTTTTTGAGCAACCCGACTTGACAGAACCCAGCGAAGCGATCGAACGCAGATTATGCTTTGTCTGCAGCAACTTGACACTTCTCCAAATTGAGAAAGTCAAGGCTTTTGCCCGTTTGCACAACGCGGATTATACCATGAACTACAAACCTGAAGTGACCCACGTTATTGTAAAAACCGCAGAGGATGATTCTGCAGAGAGGACAATGAAATATCTCCTCGGCATTGCTCACAAGAAATGGATAGTCAGTTATCAATGGGTAACAAACTCTTTGAGTCAGAACAGGCTCCTTGAAGAGGAGGATTACGAAGTGGTAGACAGTGACACGCAGGAGCCGGGACCACGCAGATCGAGGCTGAGCAAAAAAGGGCTGTTCGATGAGTTTGCCTTCACTTGCATGGCGACAACCTCAGAAATTCCGGCCAGCGAACTTCAG GATCTAGTAGGTAGCTCGGGTGGTACGGTGTTCCGAACTTTGGAGGACCTTGCCGCTGAGAGGAATAAGTACAAAGTCATTTTGTACGACAGTGATATTCAACAACCCACAGTTTTAG ACAAGTGGCGACAGAAGAGTCGAGCATTGCCAGTGCCGGTCGACTGGGTGCTGACATGTATAAGTCAGTACGAGCTGGTGTCTCTCTACTCTTACCTGCCTCCCTTCTCGCCTGCAGTAGCGGCGAAATTAGGGTTTCCGCAAGAGCTACTCATCAAGGACGAAGAGGACAGTACCAGCGCGAATGAAACGTCGACATCGAACGCTGCCTAA
- the LOC124410347 gene encoding breast cancer type 1 susceptibility protein homolog isoform X1 produces the protein MNEFGADTDVQQIAEAIKSTQETLQCTLCHQLPTEAVTGKCGHPFCKNCANKILRRKRGICPVCKTSLLRSCIRRVKNVDNAVKCLKKLIDAFETDSNSSCVSFNPLPTKQDKDPSPSTSRIVDNHSAVDQPQGSRCKRSEAGRVARRGSIDSGETLKIVRGNSLHKNEDLASTSNGSITTLGKGYATVHGLLAKTDPLEPNEKVGLWLVSEGFDEQPVVDAEIEKPIITPVPSTATTEVLDSASMVRPNSRMSLKSGRKTASLMKKNQVSSTPKKKSHRSVSTDESSLRYKSFTFEATSKSRKRFFQTSATTPEEKMFDELCGKKVSEQPMETRKVKISSSSADSSWCKLEQFEQETKAKVKKRKRLNISIGKPNTSKQVVGTLDLANSEDKDKIEDARSSENLDDSNTVQGKNKPHIVSDRKLDADEILNFPKLNKRQVKEIIGIACTQADFDTSKNSSSSLEKSPAKLHNKQTSLRRSGNSNRNNSNNSLPPQISPEEDTTSRIESTVRPKSRQSLSLSGSRPSSRLSLKTPSESTARKLQQTTDRESPIPGISSLRVSFLQNDKGIKEGTPRKRSNSTTGKDSSVRSFSGLMKSNLALRRLSFESSKHNVSILKRGKLYRPRSNVKFLRLGPIIPRSSLNELQNVFSSGKVSTCDAETQTNSRLTGTNHMKCSVCKKHLSSEALDDVIIPETRTISSVSSKSRATEFKEVVVRDPAAHRTLIEEELDTVNKVNMMSPKEDSQLKYLSTESPTVDNNERFFQKRCRSPDPQEYAQTIENYANKLIVTDSEDQDTPYQEEFLISKKVHDQKQEKNLSSSRTLSTKTSVLSKTTDDLNNLLNLSKSRSPSIHSDNKTSHASPKRRKRSSDSFRSQSKRQSMEKRKLQTRMSGSYCNTSSDSDAETILVKKATPKSTRQSLGGSESPMANAKYKVVRKLKYSQESGSNPGPSSGTRQPLEQQGTHEKGNRTEKQSVKKTFKRIRQMASPEIQDDDLEIEMTSKPSGSSSSLIGARPIVSRKVNKSPLSSEELSVVFSSSRDTQDSKRKRSPSPSFIDVHAIASNWCADLNLSSEEIDQNSDSVLGIFSSKATKKKKLETESSLESSGNGSLPILDQTAFYGKLGQDTDSLIKSEDHNVTEQVEVEEVIDVNKRSLNNTKSNGKDITSEKDKRSGLNYNLEKIDARIPSKRNENSFAENTIFVMLNNSVERNEIAENMDSSIQLGDTLNGVITPSGNSTPVKNKSFQNRNPVTIHRPSHNSNKENEAERESANEADWGKKDTLIRDSSKVTNSTNQEASRVKNSRISNEINDTVESARAGGNTEFYQSSIDQDCMNITQDQMMLQEVENNLLRPKSINEKEENSQNNVQKSIDDKATKISTPRKSLIVTVNQKAKGCAEINSDDSETMGEDIIERTPEKNLQPKKDLHDYIGNSQQSAVFRKSFMSVDITPIQRKFPKFMHTILDVSPLIERAAKSPAHQHDAAKQKVARPSFHSTPKSVDPKKSLFEQPDLTEPSEAIERRLCFVCSNLTLLQIEKVKAFARLHNADYTMNYKPEVTHVIVKTAEDDSAERTMKYLLGIAHKKWIVSYQWVTNSLSQNRLLEEEDYEVVDSDTQEPGPRRSRLSKKGLFDEFAFTCMATTSEIPASELQDLVGSSGGTVFRTLEDLAAERNKYKVILYDSDIQQPTVLDKWRQKSRALPVPVDWVLTCISQYELVSLYSYLPPFSPAVAAKLGFPQELLIKDEEDSTSANETSTSNAA, from the exons ATGAACGAATTTGGGGCGGATACCGATGTGCAGCAAATAGCAGAAGCGATTAAATCTACTCAAGAAACTCTTCAGTGCACTCTTTG TCATCAACTGCCGACTGAGGCTGTCACCGGAAAATGTGGTCATCCATTCTGCAAAAATTGTGCGAACAAGATACTGAGAAGGAAAAGAGGGATTTGCCCTGTCTGCAAAACTAGTTTATTAAGAAGCTGTATACGCAGAGTGAAGAATGTTGACAACGCTGTAAAGTGTCTGAAAAAACTAATCGATGCATTTGAGACAGACTCGAACAGCAGTTGTGTGTCCTTTAACCCACTTC CGACAAAACAGGATAAGGATCCGAGCCCTTCGACCAGCAGAATTGTTGATAATCACTCTGCCGTAGATCAACCTCAGGGATCTCGTTGTAAACGTTCAGAAGCAGGTAGGGTAGCAAGACGAGGGAGCATTGATTCTGGGGAAACTCTTAAAATAGTAAGAGGAAACTCTTTGCATAAAAATGAAGATCTGGCGAGTACATCGAACGGGAGTATTACTACTTTGGGCAAAGGCTACGCTACAGTTCATGGTCTCTTAGCTAAAACTGATCCTCTCGAACCGAACGAAAAGGTTGGTCTTTGGCTGGTTTCGGAGGGATTTGATGAACAGCCTGTGGTTGACGCAGAAATAGAAAAACCAATTATCACTCCGGTCCCCTCGACTGCAACAACTGAAGTTCTAGACTCAGCTTCTATGGTACGTCCCAATTCACGGATGTCACTAAAGAGTGGTAGAAAAACTGCATcattaatgaaaaagaatcaaGTCTCGTCGACTCCAAAGAAGAAAAGCCATAGAAGTGTGAGTACCGATGAAAGCAGTCTAAGGTACAAGAGCTTTACATTCGAAGCCACAAGTAAATCAcgtaaacgattttttcagaCTTCCGCTACCACCCCGgaggaaaaaatgtttgacgAGTTGTGCGGGAAGAAAGTATCTGAACAACCAATGGAAACTAGGAAAGTTAAAATTTCCTCCAGTTCGGCGGATAGTTCTTGGTGTAAATTGGAGCAATTCGAACAGGAAACAAAGGCCAAGGTCAAGAAACGCAAGCGGTTGAACATCAGTATAGGAAAACCAAATACTTCGAAGCAAGTTGTTGGCACATTGGATTTAGCAAATTCTGAAGATAAAGATAAAATTGAGGATGCTAGAAGTAGTGAAAATCTAGACGATAGTAACACTGTACAAGGCAAGAATAAGCCACACATTGTATCTGACAGAAAGCTGGATGCtgacgaaattttgaattttccaaaattaaacaaacgacaagtaaaagaaataattggcATTGCTTGCACACAGGCAGATTTTGACACATCCAAGAATTCTAGTTCCAGTCTTGAAAAATCTCCAGCTAAATTGCATAACAAACAAACGTCGCTGAGAAGATCTGGTAACAGTAAccgcaacaacagcaacaattcATTGCCGCCGCAGATTTCACCTGAGGAAGATACGACGTCGCGCATTGAATCAACTGTGAGACCGAAATCCAGACAAAGTCTTTCTCTTTCTGGCAGTCGTCCAAGTTCTAGACTCTCGCTAAAAACTCCCAGTGAATCCACAGCAAGGAAATTACAACAGACAACCGATAGGGAATCTCCAATTCCAGGTATCAGTTCTCTCAGAGTTTCATTTCTACAAAACGACAAAGGAATAAAGGAAGGAACGCCGAGAAAACGAAGTAATTCTACTACAGGAAAGGATTCTTCCGTAAGATCGTTCAGCGGGTTGATGAAAAGCAATCTTGCGTTAAGAAGATTATCTTTTGAAAGTAGCAAGCATAATGTGAGCATATTGAAGAGAGGTAAACTTTACAGGCCTCGAAGTAACGTCAAGTTTCTACGCCTTGGCCCGATTATACCACGATCTTCGCTAAACGAATTACagaatgttttttcttctggAAAAGTGTCGACTTGCGATGCAGAGACTcagacaaattctcggctgaCTGGAACAAATCACATGAAATGCAGTGTTTGCAAAAAGCATCTTAGCAGTGAGGCGTTAGATGATGTGATAATTCCTGAAACACGAACCATCTCCAGTGTCTCAAGTAAATCAAGAGCGACGGAATTCAAAGAAGTCGTTGTAAGAGATCCTGCAGCGCACCGCACGTTGATAGAAGAAGAATTGGACACAGTGAACAAAGTAAATATGATGTCTCCAAAAGAAGATTCACAGCTTAAGTATTTGTCAACTGAGTCTCCTACAGTTGACAATAATGagcgtttttttcaaaaaagatgCAGATCTCCTGATCCCCAAGAATATGCTCAAACTATcgaaaattatgcaaataaaCTGATAGTAACTGATTCGGAAGACCAAGATACCCCGTATCAAGAAGAATTTCTTATCAGTAAAAAAGTACATGAtcagaaacaggaaaaaaatttgtctagCTCACGAACACTTTCTACAAAAACTTCTGTGCTTTCGAAGACTACCGATGATCttaataatttgttaaatttgagTAAGTCAAGATCTCCCTCGATACATTCAGATAATAAAACATCACACGCATCgccgaaaagaagaaaacggtCGTCAGATTCTTTCAGGAGTCAATCTAAAAGGCAAAGtatggaaaaacgaaaattacagACTAGAATGAGTGGAAGTTACTGTAATACCTCTTCCGATTCTGATGCTGAAacaattttagtaaaaaaagcAACGCCAAAAAGTACGAGACAGTCTTTAGGAGGCAGCGAATCCCCAATGGCAAATGCTAAATATAAAGTTGTAAGGAAATTGAAGTACAGTCAGGAATCTGGCTCAAATCCTGGCCCAAGTTCGGGAACCAGACAACCCCTGGAACAACAAGGAACACATGAAAAGGGAAATAGAACCGAAAAacaatctgtaaaaaaaacgtttaaaaGAATACGTCAAATGGCCAGTCCAGAAATACAAGACGATGATTTGGAAATAGAAATGACTTCCAAACCCAGCGGGTCTAGCAGCTCTCTAATTGGTGCTAGGCCAATAGTTTCTCGGAAAGTCAATAAAAGCCCGCTGTCGAGTGAAGAACTTAGCGTCGTTTTTTCATCCAGTAGGGATACGCAAGATTCTAAACGCAAGAGATCTCCTTCCCCAAGCTTTATCGACGTTCATGCAATAGCAAGTAACTGGTGTGCAGACCTTAATCTTTCATCGgaagaaattgaccaaaacaGTGACTCAGTTTTGGGAATATTCAGCAGTAAGgctacaaagaaaaaaaaattagagacaGAGAGTTCGCTTGAATCGTCCGGCAATGGCAGTCTACCGATATTGGATCAAACTGCTTTTTATGGGAAACTCGGGCAGGATACAGATTCACTAATAAAGTCAGAAGACCATAATGTGACAGAGCAAGTTGAAGTAGAAGAAGTTATCGATGTAAACAAGAGATCTCTAAACAATACTAAAAGTAACGGTAAAGATATCACCTCAGAAAAAGACAAGAGAAGCGGGTTAAATTATAATCTTGAAAAGATTGATGCTAGAATTCCGtctaaaagaaacgaaaattcttttgCTGAGAATACTATATTTGTTATGTTAAATAATTCGgtggaaagaaatgaaattgccGAAAATATGGACAGCTCGATTCAACTCGGCGATACGTTGAATGGAGTGATTACACCAAGTGGAAATTCAACGCcggtaaaaaacaaatcattCCAAAATAGAAACCCTGTAACGATCCACCGACCTTCGCATAATTCAAATAAGGAAAATGAAGCGGAAAGAGAGTCAGCGAATGAAGCGgattggggaaaaaaagacACTTTGATCAGAGACTCGAGTAAAGTAACAAACAGCACAAATCAAGAAGCATCaagggtgaaaaattcaaggataTCGAACGAAATAAATGATACTGTTGAAAGCGCGAGGGCAGGGGGCAACACAGAATTCTATCAATCATCCATCGATCAAGACTGTATGAACATAACGCAAGATCAAATGATGCTCCAAGAGGTCGAGAACAACTTACTGAGGCCAAAATCTATCaacgagaaagaagaaaacagtCAAAACAATGTGCAAAAAAGTATTGATGATAAAGCAACAAAGATTTCGACTCCAAGAAAATCATTGATAGTTACGGTCAACCAAAAGGCCAAAGGCTGTGCTGAG ATAAACTCTGACGACTCGGAAACGATGGGTGAGGACATAATAGAACGAACACCGGAAAAGAAtttgcagccaaaaaa GGACCTTCACGACTACATTGGAAATTCGCAACAGTCTGCTGTGTTCAGAAAAAGCTTCATGTCGGTGGACATAACGCCGATACAGAGaaagtttccaaaatttatGCATACCATTTTAGACGTTTCTCCTTTAATTGAACGAGCTGCCAAATCTCCAGCTCACCAACACGACGCTGCCAAACAAAAAGTTGCACGACCCTCGTTTCACAGTACTCCTAAATCAGTTGATCCGAAAAAAAGTCTTTTTGAGCAACCCGACTTGACAGAACCCAGCGAAGCGATCGAACGCAGATTATGCTTTGTCTGCAGCAACTTGACACTTCTCCAAATTGAGAAAGTCAAGGCTTTTGCCCGTTTGCACAACGCGGATTATACCATGAACTACAAACCTGAAGTGACCCACGTTATTGTAAAAACCGCAGAGGATGATTCTGCAGAGAGGACAATGAAATATCTCCTCGGCATTGCTCACAAGAAATGGATAGTCAGTTATCAATGGGTAACAAACTCTTTGAGTCAGAACAGGCTCCTTGAAGAGGAGGATTACGAAGTGGTAGACAGTGACACGCAGGAGCCGGGACCACGCAGATCGAGGCTGAGCAAAAAAGGGCTGTTCGATGAGTTTGCCTTCACTTGCATGGCGACAACCTCAGAAATTCCGGCCAGCGAACTTCAG GATCTAGTAGGTAGCTCGGGTGGTACGGTGTTCCGAACTTTGGAGGACCTTGCCGCTGAGAGGAATAAGTACAAAGTCATTTTGTACGACAGTGATATTCAACAACCCACAGTTTTAG ACAAGTGGCGACAGAAGAGTCGAGCATTGCCAGTGCCGGTCGACTGGGTGCTGACATGTATAAGTCAGTACGAGCTGGTGTCTCTCTACTCTTACCTGCCTCCCTTCTCGCCTGCAGTAGCGGCGAAATTAGGGTTTCCGCAAGAGCTACTCATCAAGGACGAAGAGGACAGTACCAGCGCGAATGAAACGTCGACATCGAACGCTGCCTAA